Proteins encoded within one genomic window of Brachybacterium sp. P6-10-X1:
- a CDS encoding ROK family transcriptional regulator, translating to MSTTGSHQAPASAREREVIEAFRAGGVLTRARIAETTGLGRSTVSAVLTRLTDEGAIAVVGHDEQDGRGRPTERLAVDPDAVRAIGIDLAHGAVRVVTLNILGETLAQEERAHEDALGVGPRHRIVHELLDGLELPERTPALRGIGLGVSGPISLTRPERAPWRALVADLTARHGVPVQVDNTTRFAAFAEHLASAEDGRTTLHVRCYQGVGGAVVREGALDLGAAGMAGEVGHLPVEEPGMTCRCGRSGCLETVASTPAVLAALRTHGIVLRSPSELPGALVAHPTALRPVLDRVARSIARALVLTTTLVDPDEVILTGDLFDTDDHLLDAVRPLVAEGVGERFPLVPLARGRLDAFAGAVGAALVVLSPRGRATQG from the coding sequence ATGTCCACGACGGGGTCTCATCAGGCTCCCGCCTCTGCACGCGAGAGGGAGGTCATCGAGGCCTTCCGTGCAGGCGGGGTGCTGACCCGCGCCCGGATCGCCGAGACGACGGGACTGGGACGCTCCACCGTCTCCGCCGTCCTGACCCGCCTGACGGACGAGGGCGCGATCGCGGTGGTCGGGCACGACGAGCAGGACGGCCGCGGCCGCCCCACCGAGCGCCTCGCAGTCGATCCCGACGCCGTGCGCGCGATCGGCATCGACCTCGCCCACGGCGCGGTCCGCGTGGTCACCCTGAACATCCTCGGCGAGACGCTCGCGCAGGAGGAGCGCGCACACGAGGACGCCCTCGGCGTCGGCCCCCGGCACCGGATCGTGCACGAGCTGCTCGACGGGCTCGAGCTCCCGGAGCGCACCCCCGCCCTGCGCGGCATCGGCCTGGGCGTCTCCGGCCCGATCTCCCTCACGCGTCCGGAGCGGGCCCCCTGGCGCGCCCTCGTCGCCGACCTCACCGCGCGTCACGGCGTTCCCGTCCAGGTGGACAACACCACCCGCTTCGCCGCGTTCGCGGAGCACCTGGCGAGCGCGGAGGACGGGCGCACTACCCTGCACGTGCGCTGCTATCAGGGCGTCGGAGGGGCCGTCGTCCGGGAGGGCGCTCTCGACCTCGGAGCGGCCGGCATGGCCGGGGAGGTGGGCCACCTCCCGGTCGAGGAGCCCGGCATGACCTGCCGCTGCGGACGATCCGGCTGTCTGGAGACGGTCGCCTCCACCCCTGCCGTGCTCGCCGCCCTGCGGACCCACGGGATCGTGCTGCGCTCCCCGTCAGAACTGCCCGGGGCGCTCGTCGCCCACCCGACGGCGCTGCGGCCCGTCCTCGATCGCGTGGCACGGTCGATCGCGCGCGCCCTCGTCCTCACCACCACGCTGGTGGACCCCGACGAAGTCATCCTCACCGGCGACCTCTTCGACACCGACGACCATCTGCTCGACGCCGTCCGCCCCCTCGTCGCCGAGGGGGTGGGGGAGCGGTTCCCGCTGGTGCCGCTCGCCCGCGGCCGCCTCGACGCCTTCGCCGGCGCCGTCGGCGCCGCCCTCGTCGTGCTCTCCCCGCGAGGTCGCGCCACGCAGGGATGA